One Quercus lobata isolate SW786 unplaced genomic scaffold, ValleyOak3.0 Primary Assembly Scq3eQI_322, whole genome shotgun sequence genomic window carries:
- the LOC115973486 gene encoding TMV resistance protein N-like encodes MASSSSSFPSSSISSTSKWTYDVFLSFSGEDTRNTATDFIYYALVEKGINTFKDDQKLEKGKTIKPELLRAIKESKFAIVILSENYAFSTWCLDELVEIIDCETKKEITVFPIFYNVDPSDVRKQIGTFSLVKHEKHFKEKVETWKAALSHVADLAGYHVKNR; translated from the coding sequence ATGGCTTCAAGTTCATCATCTTTCCCAAGTTCTTCTATTTCTTCTACTAGCAAATGGACGTATGATGTTTTCCTGAGTTTCAGTGGTGAGGACACTCGCAATACTGCTACGGACTTTATATATTATGCATTAGTAGAGAAGGGCATTAACACTTTTAAGGACGATCAAaaacttgagaaaggaaaaactattAAACCAGAACTCCTTAGAGCGATCAAAGAATCCAAATTTGCCATAGTCATTCTCTcagaaaattatgcattttccaCTTGGTGCTTAGATGAACTTGTAGAGATCATTGACTGCGAgacaaaaaaggaaataacaGTTTTCCCTATTTTTTACAATGTGGATCCATCTGATGTGCGAAAACAAATAGGAACTTTTTCACTTgttaaacatgaaaaacattTCAAGGAGAAGGTGGAAACATGGAAAGCTGCTTTGAGTCATGTGGCCGATCTTGCCGGATATCATGTAAAGAAtaggtaa